The following proteins are co-located in the Psilocybe cubensis strain MGC-MH-2018 chromosome 5, whole genome shotgun sequence genome:
- a CDS encoding ADP-ribose glycohydrolase MACROD1 (ADP-ribose glycohydrolase MACROD1 (Fragment)) — translation MSLDDIPPADPVSPPSPASISSVDSDIDDDMVRLSDINTVAHLYKTAVLKKLAADKLRHPVRPDLLDRVALFQGDITTLKIDAIVNAANRSLLVDGAIHSAAGPKLLEECRGLNGCATGESKITRGYNLPARHIIHTVGPVYSSKFVEERAEQLESCYKTSLQLAVENGLKHIAFPSVSTGIYSYPIVDATRIALNTVRAFLDTEVGNKLDRVIFVVWSDKDLGVYETLIPEYFPIGDTPAEDSAEKKTDSPADDTIEVEKKSDAAVSEPDQPAS, via the exons ATGTCTCTCGATGACATTCCACCCGCCGATCCGGTCTCGCCGCCCTCGCCAGCTAGCATATCCTCTGTAGACTCTgacatcgacgacgacatggTGCGTCTCAGCGACATCAACACAGTCGCGCACCTGTACAAGACAGCCGTGCTCAAGAAGCTGGCAGCTGATAAGCTCCGGCACCCAGTGCGACCTGATCTCCTCGACCGTGTGGCCCTCTT TCAGGGCGATATCACCACGCTCAAGATCGACGCGATTGTCAATGCTGCCAACCGCAGTTTGCTAG TCGACGGCGCGATCCACTCTGCAGCTGGGCCGAAGCTTCTGGAGGAAT GTCGTGGATTGAATGGATGCGCGACTGGAGAGTCCAAGATCACGCGAGGATACAACCTGCCCGC ACGACACATCATCCACACAGTTGGACCCGTGTATTCGAGCAAATTTGTTGAGGAGAGGGCCGAGCAGCTTGAATCATGCTACAAAACAAGTCTGCAACTGGCCGTGGAGAATGGACTGAAGCACATT GCATTTCCTTCGGTTTCTACGGGAATCTATTCCTACCCCATCGTTGATGCCACACGTATTGCTCTGAACACCGTCAGAGCATTCTTAGATACTGAAGTCGGCAACAAG CTGGACAGAGTTATTTTCGTAGTTTGGAGTGACAAGGATCTGGGTGTTTACGA GACTCTTATTCCTGAATACTTCCCCATTGGTGATACGCCGGCAGAAGACAGtgcagaaaagaaaactgATTCTCCGGCCGACGACACTATAGAAGTGGAAAAGAAGTCTGATGCTGCTGTCTCCGAACCTGACCAGCCTGCTTCGTAA